TTCCCGAAACCATCAATGTTCCGGTTCCTCTTGCATATATAAAAAGTAATTTTTTCGGTGTTGTCGTTTTTGGAATTTTTGCCAGATCAGATTTCAACGATTTGATCATTTTTTCTGCCTGTGGTTTTGCGTTGAAATATGCACCCATTTCACGGATCAGATTTACCGTTCCTTCCTCAGAATATTCTTGTTTGAAAGACACAACTTTTTTGCCTGAACTATTCAGTTGTTTAAGCACATTTGCGGACATCATGCTTTTGTCACTTGTTATGATTACGTCAGGATTCAGGGCCAGAATTCCCTCAGAAGAAATATTTCTGTTGTGTCCGATTTTTGGCAATTTGTCAAGAGAAGCCGGATATGTACTTGTAATATCAACACCTACAATCTGAGATTCCAGACCTAATCCAACCAGAATTTCACTCAATGTTCCATTGGCTGACACGATACGTAAGGGTGCCGTTTTACTAAAAGCAGGAATATAGGACAGACAAAAAATCACAACCAGAACAGAGAAAACTCTGCTTAAACTCGAAATACGCATTTTCTTATTCATTATTTTTATGAGAAAATATCCGGTCGATTTCCAGTGCCAGCAATGTTTCCTGAAAGAGATTTTTTATTTCTTCCACTTCTTCATCATTGAAAGACAACATGAAATTCGGTATCGGTGAGGGTAAAAGATGATTTCTCCCGTGTGGCAAAGCAGTTTCCATGGTCTGAAACTGATGCTCGTCGTATAAAACAGAATGAAAACCGTTCAATCCGTCTTCCGAAAAAATGAAAAGCACGTTACCGAAAACAAAATTGTAATGATCACAACAGCTGCACTGCCCGATATATCCGTTTTTTGACTGACTTAAAATCCGTAATGACGAATAAGAATGCGAGGAGTCGTGCATAACCAAGTTCGATAAAATGTCCTGAGATCGATTAAATTTTCCGGAATACTATGATGCTTTCATTTTATACGGACAAATATAGCGTTTTATTATTTAGACCAAGTATAAACAATAAATAAAAAATAGTTTTCTACATGCAGGGCTTACAAAAAAGTCCTTTAATATCGTAACTTGACTACCATCCGAATACCTGAAACTGGTGCAGTCGCCAAATTCTGTACCGTAGCCATTACTTCTTAACTACTCATTAAATTGAAGAAGCTCTTTACTAACCTTACCTTTTGGGTTCTTACTGCTATCACAGCCGGCGCGCTACTGGGTCATTATGATCCTGAAACGGCTGTCAAAATGGATGTTTTGGGAAAAGGTTTTATTTCAATTGTCAAGATTTTTATCAATCCAATTATTTTCCTGACAATAACGCTGGGAATAATTGGTATGGGCGATTTGAAAAAAGTAGGAAAGGTTGGTGCAAAAGCGCTTCTATATTTTGAAATTGTGACAACGATGGCGCTGATTGTTGGTGTTCTGGTTGCCAATATTATTCGTCCCGGTGATGGCGTAGTCACCGCAAATCTTCAAAAAGGCGATATTTCTGTTTATGCCAATAAAGTCCATGATTTCAGCTGGCTGAAATTCTTTCTGGATAATGTCACTTTGCAGGTACTTCTCGTTTCCCTGATTCTGGGTACGGTTTTGAGCAAATATTCAGGAAAAGATGTGGTTATCAAATGGCTGAGTTTTGCTTCCAAATATGTTTTCAAGGCACTTCATATTGTCATGATTTTTGCTCCGATCGGTGCTTTCGGAGGAATGGCTTTCACCATTGGAAAATATGGAATTCATACACTTTTACCATTGGCAAAACTGATGGGAACGGTTTATATGACCATGGCGATATTTATTTTCGGTGTACTTGGGCTGATCCTGCGAACTTATAAAATCAGCATTCTGGCTTATTTGAAATACATCCGTGAAGAACTTTTGATTGTTCTGGGAACATCGTCTTCCGAAGCGGCATTACCTTCTATTATGGAAAAACTGGAAAGAATGGGCTGCTCCAAACCGGTGGTAGGTCTTGTTATTCCGGCGGGATATTCCTTCAATCTGGATGGAACTACGATCTATCTTTCCATGGCAACGATTTTTCTGGCGCAGGTTTTTAATGTGCATCTGACAATCGGGCAGATACTTTCTGTAATTGGAATTTTGATGGTTACTTCAAAAGGAGCTGCCGGTGTTACCGGAAGCGGTTTTGTTGTACTGGCTTCAACGCTTACGGCAATAAAAGTGATTCCTTTGGAAGGTTTGGCACTTTTACTCGGTGTTGACAGATTTATGTCAGAAGCCCGCGCCATTACCAACATCATCGGAAACGGGGTTGCAACCATCTGGCTCGCCAATAATGAAAAAGAATTTGACCGGGATAAAATGGTTTTGGCTTTTGCGAATGTACGGGAAACGGAAAGTATTATCACTGATAATCTGAGGGATGTGACGCAGCAGGAATCGACAAAGGGATTTGATTAAGAGCGAGATGGCTTTCGTTTATTTTTTATATATTTGATTTAAAGACAATTGTTATGAATTATAGAAATTATATCGAATCCGACCATCGCATTATGCTGGGCAAACCGGTAATAAAAGGAACGCGTCTGACAGTTGAATTAATTTTACGCAAACTGGGTGAAGGAGCTTCAACAACGGATTTATTGTTAATGTATCCTCATTTGACAAATGAAAGTTTACAGGCTGCTATGCTGTATAAACAAGACCTTTCTAAATAAGACTTGTTCTTTTACGCCGATGAACGTATCTAAAATTTCGTGATCGAAAAAGAAGAATTCCAACTATAATTAGTGCTGCAATTCCTCCCAAAATCAAATAAATTATCTCCTTCGAAAACCCTATTTCAACCGGTTCCGCATTTCCAACCAATACCATTCCCGCCCAGGAATAAGGCAATTGATCACTTTTTGAAGCTGTTTTTAACCATTCAATTTGCGCTTGCTGTAAGGCCAGATCTAACGGAATTCCCTTTTCCATTTGATCATAAAATAATTCTGTCAGCTCGTAAATTGACTTATTTTCAACACTCCAAAGCGTTGTCAAAGTAGATGGAATTCCGATACCTGCAAATCCTCTGGCCAGACTAAAAACACCTTCCCCTTTTTGGTTTTTTCCAACTCCGGTTCGGCATGCCGATAAAATAAGTAATTGTGTTTTGGATAATGCTGACGATGAAAGTTCTGAAAGTGTCAGCGTTGAATCAGCAAAATATAAAGTAGGTTCAACTTCAGAACTGTCTGCACTTGCGTGTGTAAGTAATTGAATGATGCTGTGTGACGATAATTCTTTCATGAAAGCCCTGCGCGATGCGTCTTGACCGGTAAGACTTTTCGAAAAAAAGAAATGTTTATTAATTGCTTCCAAAGCAATTTCCGAGCCGGGCAAAGAAGCCTGATTAAGTTTTTTAGAAAACTGAACGGGAGCCATTCCGAGAAATGCATTTGTTGAGGATATTCCTTCTTCCGACCGTTTCATTTTCGCCAAAAAGCTGGCGGAATAAGTATAACTAAAAGCGTATCGGTTAACCAGAAAATCAGGTTTTTCAGCTGAAAAACTTAAACTTTCAAAAGGCAGAAAATTACCGTCTGGTGAGATAATCACACGATTTGATTTTATTTCAAAAGGTTTTAACAACAATTCATATAACTTGTTTGATACACTTAAATAATGATCAAACTGCTTATTTTGAATTTCTCTTCCGCCCAATAATTTCTGAAATTCTGAAACACACTTTTGATAATCAGCAAGTTTAATCTTTTTGAAATTCACTTTTTTGTTGGTGATACTGAGTCCGTATACCGCGCTGTCGCCAACGAAATAAGAAATTAAATTTTGTCCGTCAGGAATAACTTTTGCACGGACTTCTTTCAGTCCCGGTACGCGGTTATCGTATTTATATGAATAATATTGAGGATTCGCTTTTTCAAGCTGGCGAACAAATATTTGCTGTTCTTCCTGCGCATTATAAAGATCGTCCCGAAAGCGCAAATATTCTTTGGATCCCGGTTTGCTTTCACTTAACTGATCCTGCAAATCTGTAATTTTCACCCGGATTATTCTTTCCCGTTCCGCATCCTTTTCACTAAGCTGCTGATTTGCTCCCAGTTCATTTAATTGGTCATTCAACATAACTGCACGACTTTTTTCAAAAAAATAAAAAGCCGTTTCAGGATCTTTCAGCAAAAAACAGGTTTCAATTGCATGCTCATACATTCCTTTTGTCCGGTTTCGCCAAAAGAGTTTTGACACATTACCGGTATGTTCCCAACGCATGAAATCAATCATGGTATCAGCCAGCATATAATTTTTTAACGCAATTTTCAGTTTTACAGGATCCGTTTTTGAGAATTGTCCATACGCCAGCCACGTATCTGCGTTATCCTGAACAATCGAAAGCAGATAATCTTTCTGCGCAGTAATTCGGATTGATTTCGCTTTCGGTACAGAAGTAATTCCCGGCAAATTTTCCGTAGGCAATAATTCTTTTAAGCCTTGTTGAAAATATTGAAATGACTTCAAATAATCCTTCTTCGATGCATAAGCGAGGCCCATTCTATCCAGCAAAACACCTTTACTGTAAGCACTTTTATCCAAATCCAGCGCTTTTTGGTAATATTTTAACGCCTGGTTATGATCGTTATTCTGGTAATAATAAAAACCGATCGCATTGATAAAATCAGACAGATTTCTATGTTCACATTTCTCAGCGATTTTGTATGCGAGCAAATATTCAGCTAATTCTTCCTTTTTCTCATTTAGTGCCCTGTTAATATCACCAAGCAAACGATGTTGATTTGCTAAGGAATAACAGGCTTCCGGAAGATTTTGCATAATCTTAATTGCTTTTAAGACTTCTGTTTTTGCTTCCCCGTTCCGTTCCAGCTCTGACAATGCCTGCGCTTTTTGCTGTAAAATTTCAGCCAGTGTTTCAAAATCTTTAATTTCAGATGCAATTTCTTCCCCCAGATCAGCATACGAAAGTGCTTTTTGAAAATCACCTTTTACGTAATAAGCATAAACCAGATACAAATATGCACTTGCTGTAAACGGTTTGGAATCCTTATCGTTTTTTCCAATTCTTACCGCTTCACTCAAATATTTTATCGCATTTTCAGTCAATTGGGAAGCGTTGTAATAAACGCCGATACGATAATTCGCTTTAACCAAATCTCTTTTTTTCAGCGACTTATTTGATTTTCCATACAATGGAATAACTTTTTTTGTGACCTTAATTGCTTCCTCGAAATTCCCGGCGAAACGATGTACCATACCCAATTGCAACAGCCCGCTGATGTATGTTGAATCTGCAACCGGATAACATTTTTCCCAGTTTGCCAGCCATTTTTCAAGTTTGATCTGCTGGATACTGTCCGGATTTCCTGCTGTTATTTTAGACAGGTCCTCAAAAAAAATTTGGGAAGAGCGACATTGTGCTCTTCCCTCTATATTGAAAAATAAAATGACCAGAAAAAAAATGAGTTGCCTGAACATTGGTATTGAAAAAAATATTGGATCACGAAGGGTCAAAATAATGGCCCATTATCCATTTTTAGAAGCGCTCCATTTTTTATTCGTCCCGACAATTCCAGCGTGCTTTCGGTGATTGCATCAATCACACTTTGTCTGGTTGCGGCATCCGACGGCTCAATAGGATTTGTTGTCAGATATTCTGCCAGTTTCCCAGAGAAATAGCTCACAGCGAAAGAAGTTCCGTGCAAAGGTTTCCCGTCCGAAGGCGAAGGATAAGCACTGACTACGGCAGCATTAACAAATTCAGTAGAATAATTTCCATTGAAATGATACCCTGAAAACCAGTCATACAGGTCTAAATCCAGGTTAAGATCTTTTTTGATACGCTCGTTCAGGTTGACTTTTGCATAAGACAAATCCCTGTTATTAAGATCTTTTCTCTCAAATTTAATAAAAGGACTTACGTCGGTAACCGTGATAACGTTGTTGAAAATTTTACTGAAACAAGCTGGAAAAACGTTGACAGCATCCACACCGGTGGCACTTGGCATTGTGTTGAAATCATCAAATACCAATTCCTGCCCTTCATTTCCGGCCGCCGCCACAACCCAGATTTTATTTTTTTCAAGCTGCTCAAATTTTTTCTTCAGCAATTCATATCCACCCGGATTTAAGCGTCCTTCAAAACTTGCATTGATGATCCGGATATTCATTCCTGCTTCTTTACAAGCAAGCACATAATTCAGTGAACAAAGTAAATCGTAGATTGTGCCCCATCCTGCGCAGTTAAAAGCTTTGACCGGCAATACAGGTACATTTCCCTGTTGATTGATAACCGCAGAAATTATAGAACCATGGCGACCTTCACTTCTCGTAGGATTTAAGGAAGTAACCCGGTTATCATCATAAGGATTATTCAGAATTTCAAGCTTTGTTCTTGTAGCCAGATTTGCGTAATCGGTGTTGGCTTTATATTCAGCATCAAAAACATTGTCAGAATCTTTGCAGGATCTCAGATAGGAAGTTACAGCGCAATATCCCCAGGTATTTCCTCGTAAACGGTCATTCTGAGATTCAATTTTCTCTATTTTGGCTACATCAAATTTTCTAACGTTTGCATCAGAATTTAAATAGCTACCTATCAAACTCTTTGTTTCCTCTTCCAGTTTATACCAAAGTCCGGTGTCTATCACACTTACAATAACCGAATCATCATTGAGATATTCGAAAGACGGTGTGCCTAAAACGGCCGGAAAATCACTGGCCAAAGCCACAAAATCGGTGTCCGTAAAATCACGGATTGAGCCTGGATCCCCATTTGGTTTTCCACAAATAATGAGGTTTTCAACTTGCTGCTGAAAAAGAATTCCTGTATTCTCACTGACTTCGAATACGCCAAAGTCATAGTCGTCAAGCCATTCAATCAAAACAGTGTAAGATTCTACACCAAACTCTTCCTTCGGATTTGCACATTCACTAACCCGTATCACGCGCACGGGCAATTGA
The sequence above is drawn from the Dyadobacter subterraneus genome and encodes:
- a CDS encoding heme/hemin ABC transporter substrate-binding protein, which translates into the protein MNKKMRISSLSRVFSVLVVIFCLSYIPAFSKTAPLRIVSANGTLSEILVGLGLESQIVGVDITSTYPASLDKLPKIGHNRNISSEGILALNPDVIITSDKSMMSANVLKQLNSSGKKVVSFKQEYSEEGTVNLIREMGAYFNAKPQAEKMIKSLKSDLAKIPKTTTPKKLLFIYARGTGTLMVSGKDTSLDKMFGLIGHKNAVTDFTDFKPLTSESLLAANPDVLVLFSSGLESVDGIDGLLKVPGVAYTNAGKNRKIVSMDGQFLTGFGPRLGKAAAELAQKVK
- a CDS encoding DUF6686 family protein, coding for MHDSSHSYSSLRILSQSKNGYIGQCSCCDHYNFVFGNVLFIFSEDGLNGFHSVLYDEHQFQTMETALPHGRNHLLPSPIPNFMLSFNDEEVEEIKNLFQETLLALEIDRIFSHKNNE
- a CDS encoding CHAT domain-containing protein, which encodes MFRQLIFFLVILFFNIEGRAQCRSSQIFFEDLSKITAGNPDSIQQIKLEKWLANWEKCYPVADSTYISGLLQLGMVHRFAGNFEEAIKVTKKVIPLYGKSNKSLKKRDLVKANYRIGVYYNASQLTENAIKYLSEAVRIGKNDKDSKPFTASAYLYLVYAYYVKGDFQKALSYADLGEEIASEIKDFETLAEILQQKAQALSELERNGEAKTEVLKAIKIMQNLPEACYSLANQHRLLGDINRALNEKKEELAEYLLAYKIAEKCEHRNLSDFINAIGFYYYQNNDHNQALKYYQKALDLDKSAYSKGVLLDRMGLAYASKKDYLKSFQYFQQGLKELLPTENLPGITSVPKAKSIRITAQKDYLLSIVQDNADTWLAYGQFSKTDPVKLKIALKNYMLADTMIDFMRWEHTGNVSKLFWRNRTKGMYEHAIETCFLLKDPETAFYFFEKSRAVMLNDQLNELGANQQLSEKDAERERIIRVKITDLQDQLSESKPGSKEYLRFRDDLYNAQEEQQIFVRQLEKANPQYYSYKYDNRVPGLKEVRAKVIPDGQNLISYFVGDSAVYGLSITNKKVNFKKIKLADYQKCVSEFQKLLGGREIQNKQFDHYLSVSNKLYELLLKPFEIKSNRVIISPDGNFLPFESLSFSAEKPDFLVNRYAFSYTYSASFLAKMKRSEEGISSTNAFLGMAPVQFSKKLNQASLPGSEIALEAINKHFFFSKSLTGQDASRRAFMKELSSHSIIQLLTHASADSSEVEPTLYFADSTLTLSELSSSALSKTQLLILSACRTGVGKNQKGEGVFSLARGFAGIGIPSTLTTLWSVENKSIYELTELFYDQMEKGIPLDLALQQAQIEWLKTASKSDQLPYSWAGMVLVGNAEPVEIGFSKEIIYLILGGIAALIIVGILLFRSRNFRYVHRRKRTSLI
- a CDS encoding S8 family serine peptidase — translated: MPSFRIVDADRNLLECDYEKDNPNALVLDFGRSPSKRSQENVDLEKNAKQWGLHLPVAKAPDFKDFFVYATPKQKILVVSASGYEGRGLLRENNWVVLTFTPFGLKDTLQLPVRVIRVSECANPKEEFGVESYTVLIEWLDDYDFGVFEVSENTGILFQQQVENLIICGKPNGDPGSIRDFTDTDFVALASDFPAVLGTPSFEYLNDDSVIVSVIDTGLWYKLEEETKSLIGSYLNSDANVRKFDVAKIEKIESQNDRLRGNTWGYCAVTSYLRSCKDSDNVFDAEYKANTDYANLATRTKLEILNNPYDDNRVTSLNPTRSEGRHGSIISAVINQQGNVPVLPVKAFNCAGWGTIYDLLCSLNYVLACKEAGMNIRIINASFEGRLNPGGYELLKKKFEQLEKNKIWVVAAAGNEGQELVFDDFNTMPSATGVDAVNVFPACFSKIFNNVITVTDVSPFIKFERKDLNNRDLSYAKVNLNERIKKDLNLDLDLYDWFSGYHFNGNYSTEFVNAAVVSAYPSPSDGKPLHGTSFAVSYFSGKLAEYLTTNPIEPSDAATRQSVIDAITESTLELSGRIKNGALLKMDNGPLF
- a CDS encoding DUF433 domain-containing protein, translated to MNYRNYIESDHRIMLGKPVIKGTRLTVELILRKLGEGASTTDLLLMYPHLTNESLQAAMLYKQDLSK
- a CDS encoding cation:dicarboxylate symporter family transporter yields the protein MKKLFTNLTFWVLTAITAGALLGHYDPETAVKMDVLGKGFISIVKIFINPIIFLTITLGIIGMGDLKKVGKVGAKALLYFEIVTTMALIVGVLVANIIRPGDGVVTANLQKGDISVYANKVHDFSWLKFFLDNVTLQVLLVSLILGTVLSKYSGKDVVIKWLSFASKYVFKALHIVMIFAPIGAFGGMAFTIGKYGIHTLLPLAKLMGTVYMTMAIFIFGVLGLILRTYKISILAYLKYIREELLIVLGTSSSEAALPSIMEKLERMGCSKPVVGLVIPAGYSFNLDGTTIYLSMATIFLAQVFNVHLTIGQILSVIGILMVTSKGAAGVTGSGFVVLASTLTAIKVIPLEGLALLLGVDRFMSEARAITNIIGNGVATIWLANNEKEFDRDKMVLAFANVRETESIITDNLRDVTQQESTKGFD